GCTCTCAAAGATGGATGTTCCACGGCTCGAGGACCTCGGTGACTTGAAGGGTCGTCGGGTCTTGGTCCGTTGCGACTTCAACGTTCCGTTGGCTGACGGAGCCATTACCGACGACCTGCGGATTCGGGCTGCCGTGCCCACGCTTCGGTACCTGACCGACGCCGGGGCGCATGTCACGGCGTGCTCCCACCTGGGACGTCCTGAGGGGTCACCAGATCCGGCGTATTCCATGGATCCGGTCCGGGCCCGGTTGGTTGACCTGGCGCCCGGTGTCGACCTACTGGAGAACCTCCGGTTTGATCCGGGAGAGACCGGCAACGATCCAACCTTCGTTCAACGGTTGATCGAAGGCCAGGATGCCTACGTCAACGACGCATTCGGTGCGTCTCACCGGCCCCACGCTTCGGTGGTCGGTCCGCCTCGGCATCTACCATCGGCGGCCGGCCGGCTATTGGCTCGCGAGGTCGAGGTGTTGGGTGGTCTCCGTTCTTCGGCCCGCCGACCATTCGTGGGGATCATGGGCGGGGCCAAGGTGAGCGACAAACTTGGCGTCATCGAGGCACTCCTCGATGTAGTTGACGAGCTCATCGTGGGTGGCGGCATGTGCTTCACTTTTCTGGCCGCCAAAGGCGCCAGCGTCGGCTCGTCGCTCCTAG
The nucleotide sequence above comes from Acidimicrobiales bacterium. Encoded proteins:
- a CDS encoding phosphoglycerate kinase is translated as MDVPRLEDLGDLKGRRVLVRCDFNVPLADGAITDDLRIRAAVPTLRYLTDAGAHVTACSHLGRPEGSPDPAYSMDPVRARLVDLAPGVDLLENLRFDPGETGNDPTFVQRLIEGQDAYVNDAFGASHRPHASVVGPPRHLPSAAGRLLAREVEVLGGLRSSARRPFVGIMGGAKVSDKLGVIEALLDVVDELIVGGGMCFTFLAAKGASVGSSLLEADMIETCARLLDSGAPIRLPLDITALGPGGKIGDPSAGGEVRQVKTSMPEGWMGLDIGPGSAVEFCDLIAEARTVLWNGPMGVFEDPRFAAGTRTVAEGVADCRGFTVVGGGDSAAAARQFGVDDRMDHVSTGGGAALELIEQGDLPGLAALRGQ